The Helianthus annuus cultivar XRQ/B chromosome 16, HanXRQr2.0-SUNRISE, whole genome shotgun sequence genome includes a window with the following:
- the LOC110916333 gene encoding uncharacterized protein LOC110916333 produces the protein MMQENMMFEHEHPFSLIDLWSEQVQREAESEEDEEEKDDVLIAKQDFKCLCSRCGEEINRYHRYYYSCCHCSDYSVHKFCAELPPSLEDICDVGHTLDFIQSMNWMGDWNCKICGRYHKYGDLWYRCDRCYFQVDVSCGTKMLQKNIIHHPSHKHPLICISKQLLAKCDACGKEHKGNFYHCSMCVRSNFIHSHCAFLPQKLPIQDTTNDVFSHIHHLTLAYSFPIHDQRSKDFPRCRVCRQFFDDPNLWIYKCEKCRYYTHLDCATSRDEPFMSILKSPGTDSKNYKDDEHLDLLHLPFPDPSYSILKHLFSKEKGLSTLEISNKITYKAQGVIHKHPLILEDITIPTSSRIKSISYHDPMKRIQLLCDGCVRPITSGPIYVSDNEGQCNFMLHEWCSRLPAKLIDHPAHQQHTLILRSKAPPRKFFGVFDCDICELPCNGFAYYCKHCYKFIIDVECAFLPKEITHTIHPNHLLSRVYHNDPGEECRMCGVIFTGISFDCHTCNDFRLHAKCALFIPETTRNKCDKHPMKLSYFPIENHKSDYICEVCERELNPEMPFYHCHECMQSMHTTCAPSILQYETYDRYRRGVYQFVNVKFGGRYENSKVHPHPLSFVQGIQDDGQCHKCGYKLQFKMIFKCLTCEFAVDYDCCSDI, from the exons ATGATGCAAGAAAATATGATGTTTGAACACGAACATCCATTTAGTCTTATAGACTTGTGGTCGGAGCAAGTGCAACGTGAAGCAGAGTCTGAAGAAGACGAGGAGGAGAAGGATGATGTTTTAATTGCAAAACAAGACTTTAAATGTTTATGTTCCAGATGTGGGGAAGAAATCAACAGGTATCATAGGTATTACTACTCTTGTTGTCATTGTAGCGATTACTCTGTTCATAAATTTTGTGCAGAGCTTCCACCAAGTTTGGAAGACATTTGTGACGTTGGTCATACTCTTGACTTCATCCAATCGATGAACTGGATGGGCGATTGGAACTGTAAGATTTGTGGTAGGTATCATAAGTATGGAGATTTGTGGTATCGTTGTGATCGTTGTTATTTTCAAGTAGACGTAAGTTGTGGTACGAAAATGCTACAAAAAAACATCATCCATCATCCTAGCCACAAACACCCACTAATTTGCATCTCAAAACAACTTTTAGCCAAGTGCGATGCATGTGGGAAGGAACATAAAGGGAACTTCTATCATTGTTCCATGTGTGTCAGGTCTAATTTTATTCATAGTCATTGTGCTTTTCTACCACAAAAGTTGCCAATCCAAGATACTACAAATGATGTCTTCTCCCATATCCATCATCTCACCCTTGCTTATTCCTTTCCAATCCATGATCAAAGATCTAAAGATTTCCCACGGTGTAGGGTATGTCGTCAATTTTTTGATGATCCAAATCTTTGGATATATAAATGTGAGAAATGCAGATACTATACCCATCTAGATTGTGCAACATCAAGAGACGAGCCATTCATGTCAATCCTCAAGTCTCCAG GTACAGACAGTAAAAACTACAAAGATGATGAACATCTTGATCTTCTTCATCTCCCATTTCCAGATCCATCTTATAGCATACTAAAACACTTGTTTTCCAAGGAAAAAGGATTAAGTACGTTAGAAATTTCTAACAAGATCACCTACAAAGCACAAGGTGTTATTCATAAACACCCACTAATTCTAGAGGATATCACAATTCCCACCTCTTCTAGAATAAAATCAATATCCTATCATGACCCAATGAAGAGGATTCAACTTCTGTGCGACGGGTGTGTGAGACCAATTACGAGTGGCCCAATTTACGTGAGTGACAATGAGGGGCAATGCAACTTTATGCTCCACGAGTGGTGCTCCCGGCTACCTGCTAAACTGATAGACCACCCTGCTCACCAACAACACACCCTGATTCTCCGTTCAAAAGCCCCTCCTCGTAAGTTTTTTGGGGTGTTCGACTGTGATATTTGCGAGTTACCTTGTAATGGATTTGCCTACTATTGTAAGCATTGCTACAAGTTCATCATTGACGTTGAGTGCGCCTTCTTACCTAAAGAAATCACTCATACTATTCACCCAAATCACCTCCTTTCTAGGGTTTATCACAATGATCCGGGTGAAGAATGTCGTATGTGCGGGGTTATTTTTACGGGTATTTCATTCGATTGCCATACTTGTAATGATTTTCGTCTACATGCCAAGTGTGCTTTGTTTATACCGGAGACAACTAGGAACAAGTGTGACAAGCATCCTATGAAGCTGAGTTACTTTCCGATTGAGAACCATAAGAGTGACTATATTTGTGAAGTTTGCGAGCGGGAACTTAATCCTGAGATGCCATTCTATCACTGTCATGAATGTATGCAGTCTATGCATACAACTTGTGCTCCCTCAATACTTCAGTATGAAACATATGACAGATATCGTAGAGGCGTTTATCAGTTTGTAAATGTGAAGTTTGGGGGCAGATATGAGAATAGTAAAGTGCATCCACACCCCCTTTCTTTCGTTCAAGGGATTCAAGACGATGGTCAATGTCACAAGTGTGGTTATAAGCTCCAATTCAAAATGATCtttaagtgtttaacttgtgagTTTGCAGTTGATTATGACTGTTGTAGTGACATCTGA